GCTTCGCCGACGGCCGGTTTTGGTGATCGCAGAATGGAGCCGGCAACGTCGGAAGGTTGCGCCGTATGCGGTAATATCACCAAAAAACAATGCTCTCGTTGCAAGATGGTTAAGTACTGGTATGCTAATTCCTAAACACAAATGCAATGtggtgattttttctttttctcctaaTACTAGTATTACCTATTACTAGTTTGGTTTTGACGGCAGCTATTACATATATACACAGAGACTCAGCTTCAGGGTAGTTTGATTGGCtgcataagaaataataatttcagATACTAATACAATGTCCCCCAATTGGAACCAAAAAAACActtctttaataatttaaaatctgcAATTTTGGTTGTTGGTACAAAACTTGCACCACTTGATTGATGGGTTAAACTCTGCATTGCTAATACCTTGTGTTATTTTATGCGGGGTAGAATAAGGAATAAGAATACATGCATTAACTACAAGAAAATGCTGTTAGAAGAGTCAATCCTTGATAACAATTTGTGTTTTATTAGTCACCATTTGACAATCCTTGTCAATCCCTGTTAGCAATTTTTGTTTTATTAGTCACCATTTGACAATCCTTACATTAATATTAACTGCATAataatttctattattattaacCACATAAAATTTGCTGCCTTTTCAATGTTCTATCATTCACACTCCACAACAGTCAATCTTTTGTAGTCTACAATTTGGTTATAAATGCATGATTATACTTTTCTACTTTTTGCTTCTATACTATTATATAGATCCCTATACCATAAAAAGTAACTTCTCTCCATTGTTGTCAAAAGCTCAGTTGAGGTGTGCTTAAGTCCTCAAGTTAGGTGCAAAGTAGGGTGTATGTGGTTTGCCTTAAAAGAGAGTGCACTAAACTATAAGTAATTCACCTACATTTAGTTTTTTCTTAATTCTTTGTCTATATAATTGTTATTTGGGTTTATAGTTACTGTTTTTGAACTACATTTAGGTATTCATAATTTCTTCATTAGAGCCCGTGCTTTATTCGTGCTATGCGCTTAATGCCTGAACAAGCTTAAttgttttttctctcttttcgcCTTTGACAGCACAACTTCCTGTGGCGGTGTGGCCACATATACACAAACTATAATagcatctctctctctctatatatacagGGATCTAAAGCCCAGACAGAATAGCTTTTTTGTATGTTTACACAATCTACAATAATATCAATATCTATacgaaaatttaaattttggattCCATAAAATAATTTTGCTTTATGGTGACAACAGTGACCAGTTATTGTGTCTAATTTCCATATTGTAGCAATCTAGCACAATCTGttatactatttatactaaATTGTAATATAGAGCCCCGACCTGATAGAGTAACTTGACTTCAATCAATTGGTGTCCACAACGGTTACTTCTGTTTTTGTACAAAATCTTCTTTTTGACAGTATAAACACAATATGTGATGATAAATTGGTAGAGATTTTTCTCTAACGACGGGGTTTGAATATATCCAAAATATAACCAAGTGTGACCTTGATCAATGTTGCCGATTTGTTTTTATGACAgatcaattcatcaattttatatagtttaagggcattttttCCCTTTCCCTTTTTGTAATTTTACGTAACTTGTGCACTTCACTTCAAAAAAGGGCGTGTTCTACTTTTCGCTTAAAGCCCGATCGACCTTGTCGCTTTGCACATGTCACTTTTAAAAACACTCCTCAGGGGTGaccataatttttttccttttccttatATAGTCTGGACTCTGGAGTGCCGTGTTGGTTAATTACTGATTGGttctactctctctctctctttctctctctctctctctctctctcttcctctcatAGCTCTGAAGCTTGCCAGAGATCTCATTGGAACTCAGGGCACAAATTTAAATGCAAGGATTTACAGTTATCTGGGAAAGGCAGTTCTTTGCAAGGGAGGAAATCTTCTGCTGTTTCACTGACTCATGCTAGCGGAACCTCTAAGATTCTAGACCATTCAAAGAAGGTATACGCCGTCTTAGTTAATTACACAACTATGCATTTATGTTATAGCACCTGACCAAATTTTGGTTAAATCGGTTAGGTACTTTTCCCATATGAGGAATTCTTGGAACTCTTTAACTGGGATAGCCCAGGTTTCCCACCTTGTGGGCTCCTTAATTGTGGAAACAGGTATCCCTCAGTTACACTCTAGCCACCAAGAATTGTTTGATATGCCATCTGTTTTTGTATCtatattttaaatgtatttttggTTCTTGTGCAGTTGCTTTGCTAATGTGGTTCTACAATGTCTGACATACACTAAGCCACTTGTTGCCTACTTGTTGGAGAAAGGCCATCTGAGAGAATGTAAATCCATTTAAAAAGTATACCAACTAGCGCCTTTTTTGAAGTAATTGGAATAGCTCTTTATGTTATGCACTTTTCCTTTCTTCCCTCAGGTAGGCGGAATGGTTGGTGCTTCCTTTGTGAATTTCAGCACCATGTAGAACGGGCTAGTCGGAGTCAGCAGCCCTTCTCACCAATCAAAATACTTTCACGGTTGCCTAATATTGGTGGTAATCTTGGGTATGGTAAGCAGGAGGATGCCCATGAATTTATGAGGTATGTTTCTTTTCATAAAGTAAATTTGATGAGTATCTTATTGGAAGTCTGATATGTATTTTCTGCTATAGTGTTCAATGTGATATAATTAGCTGTGTGTTGTGTCTGGAAGCATATGGTATGTAAAATAAGGAAAGATTCTTTCATTTCTAGGTTTGCTATTGACATGATGCAGTCTGTGTGCCTCGATGAGTTTGGTGGAGAGAAGGCTGTTCCTCCTAACACACAGGAGACAACACTTATTCAGCACATATTTGGCGGTCACCTTCAATCTCAGGTAATGTTAATTTGTGATGGAGAAGACATAGCATGCCATTATCCAAagtatcagaataggacttgACACTTTCTCTATACTTTAAATGTTGCATCATCAAAATATATTGCTAGAAACCAAATTACCCACGTAAACTTGGCACTGTTTATTTGCTACACGCCTAAACTATTAGTAGTCTTGATTACCCCATCTAGACTTGGTTATTTAATAGCCTTTACCCCTGGACGATCTCATCTCATGGAAGTGACGTACACGTgttgccacatggcactttctttgaaataaaatatatcttttaccttttttaaattaattaagtttTCAGATTATCTTTTTCAGTATAAATTGGTAAAAGAAATTATGGAATTCCATTATTTAGACTAAAGGCTTTATTTGGCTAAAAATATTGGAGTTTGATCAAACTTCTTATAGATTTGGcctgaaaaagaagaaatcCATAGTTGAAACAAATAGTCATTGCATTGAGAAGTACATAACTTTTTATTTGGCTAAAAATAATGGAGCTCTAGCCAATACAGAtttgtctcaaaaagaaaaaagggaataGTTTGGAAGAAATAGCCATTGCATTTAACaattaaatagaaaaagaaatacACATTTGGAACTCTATTATTTTGGCTAAACCTTTATTATTTGGCTTACATAATGGAGCGCTAGCAAAGTCCAGGGTAATTGGGACTACAAATAGTTTAGGTATCCACCGAATAAACGGTGCCAATTTTAAGGGGATAATTAGGTATTCTGCCAAATAATTTGTGTTTTTTGATATTTCAAGCTGCATATGTGTTTTTGCTCTTATATTATTCGGATCTCTTCCCTTTCCTTCTCTTCCTAAATGAATTATTTCTGTTTTTTAGGTCATATGTACAGAATGCAGTAATGTTTCAAATCAATTTGAAAATATGATGGATCTGACAGTAGAGATTCATGGCGATGCTGAATCTTTGGAGGAGTGCTTAGATCAATTCACAGCAAGAGAATGGCTTGATGGAGATAACTTGTATAAATGTGATGGGTAAGGTTTTCCATGCTAATGATAAATTGCATCTTTTTTACAATCTGCAATGCCATTTTTGTGTCATTTGAGCAATGATGTATAGTTTCGTATTTACCTTACAATACTGATTGATTCAATTCCTAGATTTCTATGTTCACATGTATCTAATAACATGGTGGATTAATACAGATATATGTCACTCTTCTGTCCTATTTCTTTGACTTAGTTATTATTTGGAGAGTATTTGACGACAAATGTCACATACAtcttacaaaaatattttcaaaaattgtgTTTGGACAGTAACTTTTATGTTAGCTTTCCAATTGATCCTATGCATTAATTCTATTGGATGATATGTTTAATTTTTCCATGTGTGAGAGTTATTTAAAGCTTACTATTAAATTGCTGTTGGCTGACAACCAATCAAGGCATAGTTGATTGATAGTGCTACCTAATCGTTAATCAACAACTGTGGTTGGTCTTGCAGATGCAATGACTATGTCAAAGCATGGAAGCGCCTAATGGTCAGGAGGGCACCAAATATCTTAACAATTGCCTTGAAAAGGTTTCAGGTTGGTTTCATTTTGCTATTTATTGTGCTTCAATAATCCATGGTAAAGTGAACTATAAACTTTAGCCCTTAAACAACTTTTCTTTTCCAAACATGTAAATGAATGATCCTTGCTCTTTTTATAGGACCTATCCGTCTTTAGTTAGTGGTCAAAGACCTATATCTCATGTGATTAAAGTGAGGAGTCATACTAGTCTTGCATGAACATGTTATCTAATACCAAAAATTCTTGAGAGAATTTGAAGAAAGGTTCATATCCAATTTTCATCTCTCCAGCAAGTCATCCCCACATCAAGGTGGTCCTCTTCCCTGATGGGATTCTTTCGACCATATTCCATTAACAGATGTAGATACTTCAAATAGTGGACTGCCTTTTAACTTGTCATTTAAGACAAATAGCCAACCACATGGCTACTATGTAAAATTACTTCAAAGGAGTTGAACTGTTAAAGGAATCCCTTCAGTCTCTTCAAGTGAAAGGTAGAAACGAAGTGTGAACAGCAACCGGCAACAATCGGATTCTGAATCAATGAGTTGACCACAAGTTAGTGCCAATCAAATGTGCTAAGCTCTAACTCCTCAAACCCCCTGAACGCTTCTTCCATGGTTCCATTTTTCTAGTGCTGCAATTAGAAACAGCCAAATGTATATAATACACGAAAAATGAGGGAAAAAAGAACCTTCTTTCGCCCAAAAAGAATGGTAATTGTAGGAGTATTaatcaaacttcaatctttTTGAAGtcaaattacatatttaagaACTACTTATAAAAGAAGTTTGATAAAAGGCTAGTTCTTTTTCAACtattaatattaagaaaatatttgaaaagtacTAGATTCCTTATGAGAAGATTAAGGGCTAGGATTTTAATATTTTGCTCATCTACATGTAaatatgggggggggggggaccaCACACCCTTTGTGTTTTAATACACAAAACTGTTACCTgttcaaaaatataaatatttggaAAGATTGTTGACTCCTACATAGTAAGATGTCATATTGAATGGGACAAAAGAGTACGGGCGCATAACTAGAGGACATTTATGGTTTGTTTCATAAAGAAGCAAAGACAAATTAGAAGGAATGAACTCTGGGAATATGTTGAGGTGTAAATTgtttacaaaataaagtttaACAGCTTGAAATGCGGATAAATTTAATTGTTTGTCCCAATGATGGAAACTATGGACTTGGTAAAAATGTGGATATACCATACTAGAAACTCTAGAACTTTTCCATGTCTAAGTGAGGCTTTAGCAATTAGAGAGATCTTTCTTTTGCCTCTTTTTTTGCGTTTGCTCCTTTTTTTTTGGCTCACTGCTTTGTTGATGTTGTAAATTTCCCAGTACTTTGTGCTGTTTTATCATCAATGAAATGCCACTTGCCGTTCTCAAAAAAAACAATGTTCTTTTATTGTTAGTGTATATTACCTGAATTTTGATAGTGGGTCCTTACAAGTAGAGAATAATTGTTTATTCTTGTACCATTTAATCATGTGATATGTGAGTGGATATTTCATGTTCAGTCCTTCAGATTGTTCTGGTGCTGAACAAACTGGAGAGCCACCTCAATTCTGAAAAGAGACTGTCAATGTGTATTCTGAGAATTTCAGTAAAAGGAAAGGtcctcaaaaataaaaaagagagagagactGTCAATATGTATTTctcaaaaaaacaaaagaaaatttcagcTAAACCTTATGGAGTCACATCAACATTGAATGTATTTAGGTTCTTAAGTCTACAAGATAAAAGGGTCTGATGGAAGTCCAGCTGAAGCAAAGATATTCAATCTAGGATGTACAGGCTCCAGATGTGCCTCAGCTGGCAATTAAGATCTAACGTCAATCTAATCtcacataaatatttttcttcacaagGGTCCAATGTGATGCAATATgtatattgtttttattgttggAAGGAAATGAGTTCACTATTTGCCACCTAACATAGAGTTAGCTTGTCATAGTAGGCACATTATTATAGTTTGGGAAGGGGTTTTGATTGATCAAAAGAAGAATCTACTTCAATCGATATGCCCTTAGGCACGGCCATACATAACATAGAAAGTGATTCCTTACCTATCCTGTTAGGGCCAGTGAAACGCTCCAGTTTAGATTCTCTATGCTCATGTAAGCGGTCGGAGCTGGTCGGCCTGTAGGTCTAAAAGGATCCAGCCATAGGATTTCGTCCACaagcaaaacaaaaacaaagtaGGTTTTTAGTAGTAGTTCATGAGACCTTGAATTTCCACATTCTAGCGTGCACTAATAAGGCACAGTATGCTCAAAGGAACATGGctaaagaaatataatttctcAAGTTAGAGAGAAATCGAAATGCAGTTCTAGAAAAGATAATATAATAGCAATTAGAAACGCTACACTGGGGGGTTGCATTATCCTAATGTTTTACAAGCTAGGTTGCATTCTTGTATCTGCATAGAACccaattgaagaaaaaaaaggcaaaTCTAACAATCTTTTCATAACAAAGgcttaaaattaaaaaagaagttgttatgaaaaaattattggaTTAGCATGTTTCTTCTGTTAGGTTCTACTCAAAAACAAGAATGCACCCTAGCTtgtaaaacaacaacaacaactacgcCTCTGTCCCAAACAAATTGGGGTTTGCTATATAAATCCTCATTTTTTCattcaagctcatatcatatcatcatcataataaataaagtaaaagtgaaaaataCGTTACAAACATATATGAATAATACTAAttgtaattataataataaaagttCCATATGGGTCTAAGAgcttgtttggattgacttattttaagtgctTTTACGACAAAATAGCTTTTAAGCACTTTTGGGTGTTTGGGTAAATTAAAAAAGTGCTTATAGGCACTTGAATTTaagctaaaatgataaaaataagccaaataataaaagccaatccaaacaggctctaaaaCCTATCCTCAACTAGTAGCTGTCACCTAGATGGATCTTTTTCTTCCATTTGTATTGATACCAAGCATACCCTAGCTTGTAAAGCAAAAGGATAAGATAATCCCTTAGTGTAGCGTTtctaattgttattattatatccTTTTTAGAACGGTAAAATAGAATTTGCATTTCTCTATGGGATGAGTGAATTACAATAAATCAGGGAttttctctctctcctctctatTAACATTCCTCACCCCTAAGTTCCATTTTATTCTGGGCTGAATTACAATAACCGAGGGAGTGTCTCTCTCTGTTAACATTCCTCATCCGCAAGTCCCGCTATATTCTTGGGTAACTTACAATAACTAAGGATATATTTCTCTTTTTGACATTCCTCACCCCTAAGTTCCATTTAATTTTGGAAGCAACCCTGTGAGTTTGTGATCTATATTTCTGCTAGTTTTGTTTAATTATGTCCAAATTTTTATGCAGAGTGGTAGGTTTGGCAAATTAAATAAGAGAGTGACTTTCCCTGAAACATTAGATCTCCATCCGTACATGAGTGAAACAGGAGACGGCAATGATATTTACAAGCTATATGCTGTTATTGTTCATGTGGATATGTTGAATGCGTCATTTTTCGGCCATTACATATGCTATATCAAGGATTTTCGTGGAAGTTGGTACAGGATTGATGACTGCAAGGTAGAAACATCTCATTTGCTCTACACCCTCTTGTTTTTTGTTGTATGCTGTCCCCAAGCACAATATGCATTAGTTTGGTTGCTGAATTTGGCATGTTGGACTTTCATTTATATTCTTCTGTGCTGATAATCTACACTGCATCTCTGAagcttcaaaatttgtataagTTGCTATGTCCAGCGAAATGCTACATTATCCTTGACATTTGCCTCAATAGATCTGtttgaacaataaaaatatCACTACTTCCGcttgaagaagaattttggCTACAAGCTAGTTGTGTTCTCTCTTATCTCAATTCTGTCTTATTTGTTGGCTCCTTCGTTTGCCTCGATGTACTTTTGTCAGATGGGTGACATCCTTAGGGTATTTTGTGCATGCACTAACAGTTTTTAGAAACTGCCCACTCATTTGATATATGTGCCCATTCCCAAGATAATGTACTGTAAGTAAAAAATGAACCTTTAGAAAACTATATGTTTCTTTTAGTTTTGTGCTTGAGAGTTGAAGCAGTAGTAGATGTATCTAATCTGAGAAATATACTGTTTCTATTCTTTAGATTGGAATGTACTTCATGTTTTTAGCATGTATACAAACTTGCCtgggtatatatgtatacacAAATAAAAAGTATAAGCAACAGATAATATTGGCACCTTCCCTTCTTGTGCCACCTTTCAGAAATTTTCCGTGTTGTTATGTAGGATGTGACGCCATTTCCTCTATGTAGCTATTGATTCTCATGTATGTTTGAGTTTGCAACAAATAGTTAAGTGGAATTGTGTTATAGCTGTTTACTTTTGGTGTAAAGTACAATGTATAGAAGATATAGATGAGATTATAGGAGTCTTTGTTCCCTTCTGTAATATGTTCTGTGTGCCTTTTGATGGTCTTTAGCATCCGTTAATGCTGAggaatacaacagtaccaatttcaaaataaagaaataatgtcACCGTGTGTGAGCCTTAGTAAAGGTCGTCACTTAATATTCTACCTCAAGCAGCATAATCTCAGTACAATGTGATATTCCTTCATATAGAcaatttatttttccttttcatacTT
The genomic region above belongs to Solanum dulcamara chromosome 5, daSolDulc1.2, whole genome shotgun sequence and contains:
- the LOC129889464 gene encoding ubiquitin carboxyl-terminal hydrolase 18-like, with product MHVAVDLNSYLQFVLTAIAIVVTLLYLVKSTASKYFVVDDDSNFESSASPTAGFGDRRMEPATSEGCAVCGNITKKQCSRCKMVKYCSEACQRSHWNSGHKFKCKDLQLSGKGSSLQGRKSSAVSLTHASGTSKILDHSKKVLFPYEEFLELFNWDSPGFPPCGLLNCGNSCFANVVLQCLTYTKPLVAYLLEKGHLRECRRNGWCFLCEFQHHVERASRSQQPFSPIKILSRLPNIGGNLGYGKQEDAHEFMRFAIDMMQSVCLDEFGGEKAVPPNTQETTLIQHIFGGHLQSQVICTECSNVSNQFENMMDLTVEIHGDAESLEECLDQFTAREWLDGDNLYKCDGCNDYVKAWKRLMVRRAPNILTIALKRFQSGRFGKLNKRVTFPETLDLHPYMSETGDGNDIYKLYAVIVHVDMLNASFFGHYICYIKDFRGSWYRIDDCKVVNVDLDEVLSQGAYMLLYSRIYPRRTSLFPLGHLEKEDHDTIKVEDKLGCTDQRVECLSETVSPATVVDSFSPPTLNGSEAKIIGAKEELFSLITPEDRMEDQEVDSGASSHVRQELQDVKPYTAAIGTSFSRVVSNSSFGASSSAEVEIQECETKSPVSDSKDDTEPCLRTTNDCLLNSSLKEDSVATNGEILDDASVSASKFGDISHNKKLQNSSEMPDIANQNQKKSSHGIHNVVLKSDGGSFSGAKSKPLFSPGFLGKRPLNQSAKKDVSWQVCHNSTLNGLTNACTKPELSGENHIDMDDQDTNVEIKNSESSNASIGQAAISLNETNHL